The Salvia miltiorrhiza cultivar Shanhuang (shh) chromosome 1, IMPLAD_Smil_shh, whole genome shotgun sequence genome has a window encoding:
- the LOC131018390 gene encoding non-specific lipid transfer protein GPI-anchored 11-like, with protein MAAMRSRMAVICTVCALLAAVCSAARSAPAPAVDCSSLVLNMADCLTFVTAGSTTKKPEGTCCSGLKTVLKTDAECLCEAFRNSAQLGVTLNITKAMSLPAACHVSAPSVSNCGLSIGTGAAPALSPLGVSPSSVAAPPSGSSGANEVSPAPTPAATQSAASPLAASVSLLLLAAASLTLF; from the exons ATGGCAGCGATGAGATCGAGAATGGCGGTTATCTGCACGGTCTGCGCCCTCCTAGCGGCGGTATGCTCGGCGGCGCGTTCTGCTCCGGCGCCGGCGGTGGACTGCTCGAGCCTGGTGCTGAACATGGCGGACTGCCTGACGTTCGTGACGGCGGGGAGCACGACGAAGAAGCCGGAGGGGACGTGCTGCTCGGGGCTTAAAACGGTGCTGAAAACCGACGCCGAATGCCTGTGCGAGGCCTTCCGGAACAGTGCGCAGTTGGGGGTCACGCTCAACATCACCAAGGCCATGTCTCTCCCCGCCGCCTGCCACGTCTCCGCCCCCTCCGTCAGTAACTGCGGCC TGAGCATTGGCACCGGTGCTGCCCCAG CTCTGTCTCCATTGGGCGTATCTCCGAGCTCAGTTGCGGCACCTCCTAGTGGCAGCTCGGGTGCCAATGAAGTCTCTCCTGCCCCAACACCCGCCGCCACCCAGTCGGCCGCCTCTCCGCTGGCGGCTTCCGTCTCCCTGCTCCTCTTAGCCGCCGCATCCTTGACTCTCTTCTAA
- the LOC131018406 gene encoding pentatricopeptide repeat-containing protein At3g18020: MYLWRIRSGRHFPNLKILASFHSHQIKISSPQPQSQPQHEIPAAEPNEIEIIGVSNTFHWTRCIHKLCTVDGDADAALRLLHQLRRRGFQPDSLNISSIIHALCHARRFEEAHDRFLAFISSNCAPDERTCNVLIARLLDGGDPHRTFGVINALVAEKPEFVPSLVNYNRLIDGLCKLRRLGSAHLMFYQMLMRGHCPTVVSYTTLINGYCAIGDMEAAQKLFDEMSERDVRPNALAYCALLGVVLKRREFEKGKVLIGKIWEVMECTYEVKVNGAAFSNVIDCLCREGLFHEVFNIAEHMPQGNNVREEFAYGQMIDSLCRFERYNGAARIVYIMRKRGFAPSSVSYNSIVHGLCKDGDFLRAFQLLEEGMSHGYSPSEFTYAILVEGLCHQCEVAKANQVLNVMLSKQGVDAARIYNIYLRALCRMNNPSELLNVLVLMLQTNCQPDIISLNTVIKGFCEVGRVEEALQVLNDMITGKFCGPNGVTFTTIMQGLLNAGKAEEALKFLIHVMPEKGLPPGVVTYNAALRGLVKLGRGREVMQVLGHMVCGGVAADCVTHTIIIEGLCELCWIDEAIKFWSKVVWPCGVHDNFVYAALLKGLCGAGRFSEACHLLYELADCGVAVNNVNYNIVIDCGCKLGLKKEAYQIVGEMRKNGMRPDPVTWRILDKLHHAVGTNQLQLI; the protein is encoded by the coding sequence ATGTATCTTTGGAGAATCCGGTCAGGGCGCCATTTTCCAAACCTCAAAATTCTTGCTTCATTTCACTCCCACCAAATCAAGATTTCTTCCCCACAGCCACAGTCACAGCCACAGCATGAAATCCCAGCAGCAGAGCCCAACGAAATTGAAATCATCGGTGTATCCAACACCTTCCATTGGACAAGATGCATCCACAAGCTATGCACGGTCGACGGCGACGCCGATGCCGCCCTCCGCCTCCTGCACCAGCTCCGCCGCCGCGGATTCCAGCCCGACTCCCTCAACATCAGCAGCatcatccacgctctctgccaCGCCAGACGCTTTGAAGAAGCCCACGACCGCTTTCTCGCCTTCATTTCCTCCAACTGCGCCCCCGACGAGCGCACCTGCAACGTCCTCATCGCGCGCCTCCTTGACGGAGGAGATCCCCACCGCACATTTGGCGTGATCAACGCGCTGGTCGCAGAGAAGCCGGAGTTTGTGCCGTCTTTGGTGAATTACAACCGTTTGATTGATGGATTGTGTAAATTGAGGAGATTGGGATCCGCTCATTTGATGTTTTACCAAATGTTAATGAGGGGGCATTGTCCTACTGTTGTCTCGTACACCACTTTGATCAATGGGTATTGCGCGATTGGGGACATGGAAGCTGCGCAGAAGCTGTTCGATGAAATGTCTGAGAGGGACGTGCGCCCTAATGCGCTTGCTTACTGCGCTTTACTTGGTGTGGTTTTGAAGAGAAGGGAGTTTGAGAAAGGGAAAGTCTTGATAGGAAAAATTTGGGAGGTCATGGAATGCACCTACGAAGTGAAAGTTAATGGTGCAGCATTTAGCAATGTGATTGATTGTTTGTGTAGAGAAGGGTTGTTTCATGAGGTGTTTAACATTGCAGAACATATGCCACAGGGAAACAACGTTCGCGAAGAGTTTGCTTACGGGCAAATGATCGATTCACTGTGTAGGTTCGAGAGGTACAATGGTGCTGCGAGAATTGTTTATATAATGAGAAAGAGGGGATTTGCTCCAAGTTCAGTTTCATATAATTCAATTGTTCATGGTCTATGTAAGGATGGTGATTTCTTGAGGGCTTTTCAGTTGCTCGAAGAAGGCATGAGTCATGGTTACTCGCCTTCCGAGTTTACTTATGCAATCTTGGTTGAGGGTCTTTGCCACCAATGTGAAGTAGCTAAAGCAAACCAAGTGCTAAACGTGATGTTGAGTAAGCAAGGCGTGGACGCGGCTAGGATATACAATATCTATTTGAGGGCTCTTTGTCGTATGAATAACCCTTCGGAGCTTCTAAACGTGCTTGTTCTGATGCTCCAGACCAACTGCCAGCCTGATATCATTAGCCTGAACACTGTGATAAAGGGGTTTTGCGAGGTGGGAAGAGTCGAAGAGGCTTTACAGGTGTTGAACGATATGATCACGGGTAAATTTTGTGGTCCAAATGGGGTGACCTTCACTACTATTATGCAGGGACTTCTGAACGCGGGTAAGGCTGAAGAAGCACTGAAATTCTTGATTCATGTGATGCCGGAGAAGGGTCTCCCCCCCGGTGTGGTGACGTACAACGCTGCGCTTCGTGGATTGGTTAAACTCGGGCGAGGCAGAGAAGTTATGCAAGTATTGGGTCATATGGTATGTGGTGGGGTGGCTGCTGATTGCGTGACTCACACGATCATAATTGAAGGGCTGTGTGAGCTGTGTTGGATCGATGAAGCTATCAAGTTTTGGAGCAAGGTGGTGTGGCCTTGTGGAGTTCATGACAACTTCGTGTATGCTGCTCTGCTGAAAGGGCTTTGTGGTGCAGGGAGATTTAGTGAGGCGTGTCACTTGCTGTATGAACTGGCAGATTGTGGAGTGGCTGTGAACAATGTGAACTACAACATTGTGATTGATTGTGGTTGCAAGTTGGGATTGAAGAAGGAGGCGTATCAGATTGTGGGCGAGATGAGGAAGAATGGCATGAGGCCCGACCCAGTCACGTGGAGAATATTGGATAAATTGCACCATGCAGTTGGAACAAACCAACTTCAACTCATCTGA